From a single Brassica napus cultivar Da-Ae chromosome C9, Da-Ae, whole genome shotgun sequence genomic region:
- the LOC106407492 gene encoding uncharacterized protein LOC106407492 — protein sequence MIICPCTDCRNVDRHSASVVVDHLVTRRMDLSYQMREDWYHHGEVISGIDCRSNASERNKEILGLYKAAAFVDEEFLRQGDLSDVAADGEDKQEDEFLAKLADAETPLYPSCISHNKLSAIVSLFRIKTQSGWSDRSFDLLLETLPQMLPKDNVLHTSLYEVKRFMRSFDMGYEKIHACVNDCCLFRKEFENLDYCPKYNASRWKINKRTGDVKKGIPQKVLRYFPLIPRLKRMFRSEDMAKDLRWHFTNKSTDGKMRHPVVSVTWDQMNDKYPSFAGESRNLRLGLSTYGFNPFDMSVNYSAWPVLLMNYNMSPDKCMKEENIMLSLLIPGPTQPGNNIDVYLEPLIEDLNHLWEEGELTYDAFSHNTFTLRDMLLWTIQDFPAYGNLAGCKVKGKMDCPVCGKNTDSMWLSNGRKHVCMCHRKGLPPAHAYRGKKAWFDGKAEHGRKSRILSGHNINQILKNYKNDFGKVQVIGRKRKISESVAADTNADDESSESEEEDEPVDEEELSRWKKRSIFFKFPYWEVCFNHYFITMFLELFCFSFR from the coding sequence ATGATCATTTGCCCCTGCACGGACTGTCGCAACGTAGACCGTCACTCAGCCAGTGTTGTTGTTGATCATCTTGTAACAAGGAGAATGGATTTGAGTTACCAGATGCGGGAGgattggtatcatcatggagaagtGATTTCAGGgattgactgtagaagcaatgCAAGTGAGAGGAACAAAGAGATTTTAGGGTTGTACAAAGCAGCTGCATTTGTTGATGAAGAGTTTCTTAGGCAGGGTGACTTAAGTGATGTTGCTGCTGATGGTGAAGATAAGCAAGAAGATGAGTTTCTTGCAAAGCTAGCCGATGCAGAAACACCTCTGTATCCAAGTTGTATAAGCCACAACAAGCTTTCGGCGATAGTTTCACTCTTTAGGATAAAGACACAGAGTGGTTGGTCTGATAGAAGCTTCGATCTTCTGCTAGAGACTTTGCCACAGATGCTACCCAAGGATAATGTCTTGCACACATCTTTGTACGAAGTGAAGAGGTTTATGAGATCTTTTGATATGGGTTATGAAAAGATACACGCTTGTGTGAACGACTGTTGTCTATTTAGAAAGGAGTTTGAGAACCTAGACTACTGTCCGAAATACAATGCTTCACGATGGAAGATTAACAAGCGCACAGGTGATGTGAAGAAAGGAATTCCACAGAAAGTTCTAAGGTATTTTCCGCTGATACCACGTCTCAAGAGGATGTTCAGGTCAGAGGACATGGCGAAGGACTTAAGGTGGCATTTTACTAATAAGAGCACTGATGGGAAAATGCGACATCCAGTAGTTTCTGTTACTTGGGATCAAATGAATGACAAATACCCGTCATTTGCCGGTGAATCAAGGAATCTGAGGCTTGGACTTTCCACTTATGGGTTTAATCCGTTTGACATGAGCGTTAACTATAGTGCTTGGCCTGTTTTGCTGATGAATTACAACATGTCACCCGATAAGTGTATGAAGGAGGAGAACATCATGTTGTCATTGTTGATTCCTGGTCCAACCCAACCTGGAAACAATATCGATGTGTACTTAGAACCACTTATAGAGGACCTCAACCATCTTTGGGAGGAAGGAGAGTTAACGTATGATGCATTCAGTCACAATACTTTCACGTTAAGAGACATGCTTCTCTGGACCATTCaggattttccagcatatggaaATCTTGCAGGCTGTAAAGTAAAGGGGAAAATGGATTGTCCTGTGTGTGGGAAAAACACAGATAGTATGTGGCTGAGTAATGGCAGGAAGCATGTATGTATGTGCCATCGGAAAGGTCTACCTCCCGCACATGCTTACCGAGGAAAGAAAGCATGGTTTGATGGTAAAGCTGAGCATGGGCGAAAAAGTAGGATTCTGAGTGGTCATAATATAAACCAAATACTCAAAAATTACAAGAATGACTTTGGAAAAGTGCAAGTAATTGGAAGGAAGAGGAAGATTAGTGAGTCTGTTGCAGCAGACACCAATGCCGATGATGAATCCAGTGAATCAGAGGAAGAGGACGAACCAGTAGATGAGGAGGAGCTATCTAGATGGAAGAAAAGATCAATCTTTTTCAAGTTTCCTTATTGGGAGGTATGTTTCAATCATTATTTTATAACCATGTTTTTAGAATTGTTCTGTTTTAGCTTTCGTTGA
- the LOC106417204 gene encoding protein SENSITIVE TO PROTON RHIZOTOXICITY 2-like has translation MNQGGLIMNTGECSMSCCSETNSSSTIYTNSMAAATRSSGDDISLSLLFNLSTIQDKVHEIQSLVNFFLISPSKNNQSSESTSSLAAANVESLVQDIITAASSMMLTCQNLQISTSDNSNIDTSQTTDGMFMEFSQDFDPDHDFVQESSTNLLGVRDFDPDHDFLQESSSNLLGVQEREHVSLIDQSTQSLDWHSIQTTNPKTDHRRFKSRTGSYEIVELSVEDLLAKYTHYCQICGKGFKRDANLRMHMRAHGDEYKTREALINPTSRDKNVEYSSLTRHYYSCPQHGCRWNQRHDKFQPLKSVICAKNHYKRSHCPKIYMCRRCNVKHFSVLSDLRTHEKHCGDIKWVCSCGTRFSRKDKLTSHVSLFSGHSPAHEPLPQPPMISL, from the coding sequence ATGAATCAAGGAGGGCTTATTATGAATACTGGAGAATGCTCCATGTCTTGCTGCTCCGAGACGAACTCTAGTTCCACAATCTACACTAACTCCATGGCGGCCGCGACGAGATCATCGGGCGACGACATTtcactctctcttcttttcAATCTCTCTACCATACAAGACAAAGTCCATGAGATCCAATCTCTGGTCAACTTTTTCTTGATCTCCCCTAGTAAGAATAACCAATCCTCGGAGTCAACTTCGTCTTTAGCCGCGGCTAACGTCGAAAGtttggttcaagacatcatcaCGGCTGCTTCTTCAATGATGCTCACTTGCCAAAACCTCCAAATCTCAACTAGCGACAACAGCAACATCGATACAAGTCAAACCACAGATGGAATGTTCATGGAGTTCTCCCAGGACTTCGACCCGGATCATGATTTCGTCCAAGAGTCTTCGACCAACCTTCTTGGTGTCCGAGACTTCGACCCGGATCATGATTTCCTCCAAGAATCGTCGTCGAACCTTCTTGGTGTCCAGGAAAGAGAGCATGTTTCGCTTATAGACCAGAGTACGCAGAGTCTTGACTGGCACAGCATCCAAACCACAAACCCTAAAACAGATCACCGTCGTTTTAAATCAAGAACCGGGAGCTATGAGATAGTGGAGCTAAGCGTGGAGGATCTGCTAGCGAAATACACACATTACTGCCAAATCTGCGGGAAAGGGTTTAAGAGAGACGCGAATCTAAGGATGCATATGAGAGCGCACGGAGACGAGTACAAGACACGCGAAGCATTGATTAATCCAACAAGCCGTGACAAGAATGTCGAATACTCGTCACTCACGAGGCATTACTATTCGTGCCCTCAACATGGATGTAGGTGGAACCAAAGGCACGATAAGTTTCAGCCGTTGAAATCTGTGATTTGCGCCAAGAATCATTACAAGAGAAGTCATTgtccgaaaatatatatgtgCAGAAGATGCAACGTGAAGCATTTCTCGGTTCTGTCTGATCTAAGGACGCACGAGAAGCATTGTGGGGATATCAAGTGGGTTTGCTCTTGTGGAACTAGGTTTTCTAGGAAAGACAAGCTTACGAGCCATGTTTCTTTGTTCTCGGGTCACTCACCGGCCCATGAGCCGCTGCCGCAGCCTCCGATGATCTCCCTCTAA
- the LOC106427867 gene encoding histone H2B.10, whose product MAKADKKPAEKKPAETTTAAAAEKMPKAGKKLPKDPAVAGDKKKKRTKKSVETYKIYIFKVLKQVHPDIGISSKAMGIMNSFINDIFEKLAGESSKLARYNKKPTITSREIQTAVRLVLPGELAKHAVSEGTKAVTKFTSS is encoded by the coding sequence ATGGCAAAGGCTGACAAGAAACCAGCAGAGAAGAAGCCGGCGGAAACCACCACCGCGGCGGCCGCAGAGAAGATGCCAAAAGCCGGGAAGAAGCTACCGAAGGATCCCGCCGTGGCCggagacaagaagaagaagcggaCCAAGAAGAGCGTGGAGACCTACAAGATCTACATCTTCAAGGTGCTGAAGCAGGTTCACCCCGACATCGGAATCTCGAGCAAAGCCATGGGGATCATGAACAGCTTCATCAACGACATCTTTGAGAAGCTTGCCGGCGAGTCTTCCAAGCTTGCGAGGTACAACAAGAAGCCGACAATCACTTCGAGGGAGATTCAGACGGCGGTGAGACTCGTCTTGCCTGGAGAGTTGGCGAAACACGCTGTTTCTGAAGGTACCAAGGCGGTGACCAAGTTCACGAGTTCTTAG
- the BNAC09G36200D gene encoding uncharacterized protein BNAC09G36200D has translation MAPSRNIIVATGLVVFASAGLAFPFYMASSKKPVIDPTKPLPPQATFRGPYINTGSRDVGPDHRTYPKK, from the exons ATGGCACCATCACGTAACATCATTGTAGCAACGGGTCTGGTTGTTTTCGCATCTGCAGGCTTAGCTTTCCCCTTTTACATGGC ATCGTCAAAGAAACCAGTGATTGATCCAACAAAACCGCTACCTCCTCAAGCAACTTTTAGAGGACCTTACATCAACACCGGTTCTCGTGATGTTGGTCCTGACCATCGAACTTACCCTAAGAAATAA